The Candidatus Atribacteria bacterium ADurb.Bin276 genome contains the following window.
TATTGAGCAACCAACCAGAATCTCATTCCGGGTTTTCACCCTCATCCTCACCTTCTCCCATCAAGGGAGAAGGAACTCTGAATCGTCATTGCGAGGAACGAAGTGACGTGGCAATCTCTTGAGCTCAATCTTTTTTATTCCTCTCCCTTTGAATAAAGGGAGAGGGTTTGGGATTCGATTGGTTTCCAAAAAATCAAACCCCCCTTTATCACCCTTTGCTAAAGGGGGATATTGATCGGCATACAAGTATTTTCACCTTTATCTGGTGCCACAACGTGGTATGGGTGTCTATATTGTAAGGAAAGTGATAACGAGTTATTCAACTTCTAATTTATATCCCACCCCCCGAATAGTTACTATTCTTTCTCCATGTTGGCCTAATTTTTTTCTAATATTAGCAATATACACATCAACCGTTCTATCGGTTATGAATTCGTCAGTTCCCCAAGCATAATTTAAAATTTGTTCTCGGGAAATAATTTTTCCTTTATTTTTTGCTAAAAATTCTAAGATTCGATATTCTTTCCAGGAAAGGGGAATAAGGTCTTCACCAATAATGAGAGTAAGATTGTCAGCATTGAGGACAAAAGATCCAGTTTTAAAAAGAGAATGCTTGGCGACAGGTGCAGATAAACGCCTTCGTAATACTGCTTTTATTCGAGCCAATAATTCACGAGGATGAAAGGGTTTAACTATATAATCATCTGCACCTGTTTCTAATCCCAAGACAACATCAATGGGGTCGTCTTTTGCAGTTAAAATTATAATTGGGATTTTATTGAGTTTGGGATCTCTTTTTAAGTAACGACAGAGTTCCATCCCATCAATTCCTGGGAGCATCAGATCCAGCAAAATAAGATCTGGTTTTTGAGAAAAAATTTTGTCAAGAAAGGCCTCACCACTAAAAAAATGGCAAACTGAGTATCTCTCTTTTTCAAGGTAAAGGATTACCATTTCTGATAAATCTTTTTCATCTTCAATATAAAAAATTAATCCTTTAGCTTCTGACATCTTTTTTCAATCAACCTTTCTGATGGTTTTTATCCTTCCAAATGGCTGAATGAAATGTTGAACTTAATGAAACGTTTTTTCATTTTATTAAATTTGGTTTCAATTTTCATAAAAAATATTTTTTCTTTGCCTTTTTTCAAACCTGTTTTATAATTTTTGTAATGAGCGAATTCGAATTAACAAAATCACTTTGTGATATGACTCATTATTACATTATTGAGCAATATTTTCCATATTTTAATTTAAACAGAGGATAATGAATGGTAAATAAAATCAACCCGGTTAATCGCTTGTATCGACTGCTTAGCCAAGTGAATCAAACTATTGTAAGAGTGCGGGATCGTCAACAGCTATTTGATGAAATTTGCAGAATAGCGGTTGAGGATGGTGGATTTCGGTTAGTTTGGATCGGTTTGATTGATCAGGAAGAAAAAATAATTAGACCAGTGAGCTGGGCAGGATATGAAGATGGCTATGTACAAAATATTTTTGTATCTACTCAGAACATTCCAGAAGGAAGGGGACCAGCTGGAATCACCGTAGCCACGGGTAACTATGTAGTGAGTGTTGACATTGAGAGAGATCCAAGAATGCTTCCATGGAAGGATGCAGCTTTGAAAAGAGGGTATCGATCATTAGCTGATTTTCCCCTTGTAACCAATGGAAAAATTATTGGGGTTATTTTATTTTATTCTTCAGAAGTGAATTATTTTGATCAAGAAGAAATTCAACTCCTTCAAGGGTTATCAAAAGATATTTCTTTTGCCTTAGAGGTAATGGAAAAAGAAAAACAAAAGCAAAATGCTTTAAATTTACTCCAGCAAGAAAAAAAATTTAATGAACAACTAATCCAAGCTTCCCCGGCTTTTTTTGTTGCTATGGATTCTAATGTCAAAATATTAATGATGAATCCTTGTATGCTTAATGCTCTTGGATATAATCTGGAAGAGGTTCTGGGTAGAGACTACCTTACCCTCATCATACCTGAAACCGAGAGGTCTAAAGTAAAAGAAATCTTTAATACCTTGGTTTCTTCTCAAGAATCTACTCTGAATGAAAACCAAGTTCTGACTAAAGAGGGCCGGATTTTGCTGGTTGAGTGGCATGGCCGTTCAATTGTTGATGAACAAGGGAATACCCAATACTTTTTTGGAGTAGGTATTGATATCACCGAGAGAAAAAAGTCAGAAGAACGGATTAAGTATTTGTCTTATCATGATTCTCTGACTGGATTATTTAATCGTGCCTATTTAGAAGAAGAGATGCATCGGCTTGATACTCCTCGTCAATTACCACTTTCAATTATCATGGGAGATATTAACGGATTAAAACTGGTTAACGA
Protein-coding sequences here:
- the phoB gene encoding Phosphate regulon transcriptional regulatory protein PhoB is translated as MSEAKGLIFYIEDEKDLSEMVILYLEKERYSVCHFFSGEAFLDKIFSQKPDLILLDLMLPGIDGMELCRYLKRDPKLNKIPIIILTAKDDPIDVVLGLETGADDYIVKPFHPRELLARIKAVLRRRLSAPVAKHSLFKTGSFVLNADNLTLIIGEDLIPLSWKEYRILEFLAKNKGKIISREQILNYAWGTDEFITDRTVDVYIANIRKKLGQHGERIVTIRGVGYKLEVE
- the rpfG_9 gene encoding Cyclic di-GMP phosphodiesterase response regulator RpfG, with the translated sequence MVNKINPVNRLYRLLSQVNQTIVRVRDRQQLFDEICRIAVEDGGFRLVWIGLIDQEEKIIRPVSWAGYEDGYVQNIFVSTQNIPEGRGPAGITVATGNYVVSVDIERDPRMLPWKDAALKRGYRSLADFPLVTNGKIIGVILFYSSEVNYFDQEEIQLLQGLSKDISFALEVMEKEKQKQNALNLLQQEKKFNEQLIQASPAFFVAMDSNVKILMMNPCMLNALGYNLEEVLGRDYLTLIIPETERSKVKEIFNTLVSSQESTLNENQVLTKEGRILLVEWHGRSIVDEQGNTQYFFGVGIDITERKKSEERIKYLSYHDSLTGLFNRAYLEEEMHRLDTPRQLPLSIIMGDINGLKLVNDAFGHKQGDELLIHIAKILKESCRQEDIVARWGGDEFLILFPKTTNKSVLRVIQRIQNLCKTAENTTIPISLALGLATKETPDISLEVIIGQAEENMYRQKLNESRSIRHALITFLEESLQETTQETKEHSMRLQEMAQQMGQVLHLSFHQLIELDLLVRLHDLGKIAIPQNILNKPGPLSPEEWEKVKQHPEIGYRIAQSSPDLISIGESILVHHERWDGLGYPRGIKGEEIPLNARIITIIDAYDVMVNGRPYKNPMTPEEALNELQKNAGTQFDPNLVKLFLQIIKGDQKDLG